The Leishmania braziliensis MHOM/BR/75/M2904 complete genome, chromosome 25 genome includes a region encoding these proteins:
- a CDS encoding aldehyde dehydrogenase, mitochondrial precursor translates to MLRATLTRLEVAPKVTHIQDKLLINGKFVSAMSGKTFEVVNPANEKVIATVAEAGKADVDLAVKAARHAFESFRTTDCHWRRNLMLRLADILEKNGKEMAALESLDNGKPYEVALNVDVALSVECFRYCAGFADKVDGSVPPRSGNFLGVVKRQPIGVCGQIIPWNFPLLMAAFKLSPALALGNAVVLKPAEQTPLSALRLGEMVMEAGFPDGVLNILPGFGATAGAEIARHMDVDKVAFTGSTAVGREVMRMAAETNLKKVSLELGGKSALIVCEDADVEEAAQVATTGVYFNTGQVCTASSRIYVHESVYDQFVSCLRRNAEACKVGPGNNTANNMGPLVSKKQQERVLGYIDDGVKAGATVVTGGKKIGDTGYFVQPTIFADVKEDMRICKEEIFGPVTCVMKFKDMDEVVKRANDTIYGLAAGICTRSMDTALRYSTYLNAGTVWVNTWNNFCATMPFGGFKQSGIGRELGKDAIELYTEPKAIHFALKGPIVKP, encoded by the coding sequence ATGCTGCGCGCGACCCTCACTCGCCTGGAGGTGGCCCCCAAGGTCACGCACATTCAAGACAAGCTGCTGATCAACGGCAAGTTCGTGTCAGCCATGTCTGGTAAGACGTTTGAGGTTGTGAACCCCGCAAACGAGAAGGTGATCGCGACCGTTGCGGAGGCCGGGAAGGCGGATGTGGACCTTGCGGTGAAGGCTGCCCGCCATGCCTTCGAGTCTTTCCGTACGACCGACTGCCACTGGCGCCGCAATCTGATGTTGCGTCTGGCAGACATCCTGGAGAAGAACGGCAAGGAGATGGCTGCACTGGAGAGCCTGGACAACGGCAAGCCGTACGAAGTAGCGCTGAACGTGGACGTGGCACTTTCTGTCGAGTGCTTTCGGTACTGCGCTGGGTTCGCGGACAAGGTGGATGGCagcgtgccgccgcgctccgGCAACTTCCTTGGTGTCGTGAAGCGCCAGCCAATCGGCGTGTGCGGCCAGATCATCCCGTGGAACTTCCCGCTACTGATGGCTGCCTTCAAGCTCAGCCCTGCGCTTGCTTTGGGCAACGCGGTTGTGCTAAAGCCCGCGGAGCAGACGCCACTGAGCGCGCTGCGGCTTGGCGAGATGGTGATGGAGGCTGGCTTCCCGGACGGCGTGCTGAACATCCTGCCAGGCTTCGGCGCGACTGCCGGTGCGGAGATTGCGCGTCACATGGACGTGGATAAGGTTGCCTTCACCGGCTCGACCGCTGTTGGCCGAGAGGTGATGCGGATGGCGGCGGAGACCAACCTGAAGAAGGTGTCACTGGAGCTTGGCGGCAAGTCTGCGCTGATCGTGTGCGAGGACGCcgatgtggaggaggcggcgcaggtggccACCACTGGCGTCTACTTCAACACGGGCCAGGTGTGCACGGCGTCGTCACGGATTTACGTGCACGAATCGGTGTATGACCAGTTTGTGTCGTGCCTGCGCAGGAATGCAGAGGCGTGCAAGGTGGGACCAGGAAACAACACGGCGAACAACATGGGCCCGCTGGTCTcgaagaagcagcaggagcgcgtACTCGGGTACATCGACGACGGCGTGAAGGCTGgcgcgacggtggtgacTGGCGGCAAGAAGATCGGTGACACGGGCTACTTCGTGCAACCGACCATCTTTGCAGACGTGAAGGAGGACATGCGGATCTGTAAGGAGGAGATCTTCGGCCCCGTAACTTGCGTGATGAAGTTCAAGGACATGGATGAGGTCGTGAAGCGCGCGAACGACACCATCTACGGACTGGCTGCCGGCATCTGCACGCGCAGCATGGACACTGCGCTCCGCTACTCCACATACCTCAACGCCGGCACGGTGTGGGTGAACACCTGGAACAATTTCTGCGCCACGATGCCGTTTGGCGGCTTCAAGCAGAGCGGCATTGGCCGCGAGCTGGGCAAGGACGCCATTGAGCTGTACACGGAGCCGAAGGCGATCCACTTTGCCCTCAAGGGACCTATCGTCAAGCCGTGA